A genomic segment from Paramixta manurensis encodes:
- a CDS encoding 3-deoxy-7-phosphoheptulonate synthase — translation MQKDALNNIHIADEQILITPEELKKKFPLNARLEEQIAASRQTISNILAGRDHRLLVVCGPCSIHDTEAALDYARRLKDLSEQLKDQLYIVMRVYFEKPRTTVGWKGLINDPYMDNSFDMETGLHIARQLLVSLVEMGLPLATEALDPNSPQYLGDLFSWSAIGARTTESQTHREMASGLSMPVGFKNGTDGSLGTAINAMRAAAMPHRFVGINQAGQVCLLQTQGNPDGHVILRGGKQPNYGPEDVAQCEKAMLEAGLRPSLMIDCSHGNSNKDFRRQSGVAESAVAQIKDGNRSIIGLMLESNIHEGNQSSEQPRSQMRYGVSVTDACINWETTDSLLREIHQDLDGVLAARLSQEV, via the coding sequence ATGCAAAAAGACGCGCTGAATAATATCCATATCGCTGACGAACAAATTCTGATAACACCGGAGGAACTGAAGAAAAAGTTCCCGCTCAACGCCCGGCTGGAAGAACAGATTGCCGCTTCCCGGCAGACAATTTCCAATATTCTTGCTGGTCGCGATCATCGCCTGTTAGTGGTATGTGGCCCTTGTTCGATTCACGATACCGAAGCTGCTTTGGATTATGCGCGTCGTCTGAAAGATCTCTCTGAACAGTTGAAGGATCAGCTGTATATCGTCATGCGTGTCTATTTTGAGAAACCCCGTACCACTGTCGGTTGGAAAGGGTTGATCAACGATCCCTATATGGATAACTCATTTGATATGGAGACCGGTTTACATATTGCGCGTCAGTTGCTGGTAAGCCTGGTTGAAATGGGTCTGCCTTTGGCGACCGAAGCGTTAGATCCGAACAGTCCGCAATATCTTGGCGATCTTTTTAGCTGGTCGGCAATTGGCGCGCGAACGACCGAATCGCAAACGCATCGCGAAATGGCTTCTGGTCTGTCCATGCCGGTTGGCTTTAAAAACGGCACTGACGGTAGCCTCGGTACCGCAATCAATGCGATGCGCGCTGCCGCAATGCCGCACCGTTTTGTGGGGATTAACCAGGCAGGGCAGGTCTGTTTGTTGCAAACGCAGGGGAATCCTGACGGCCACGTTATTTTACGCGGCGGCAAACAGCCTAATTATGGGCCGGAAGATGTGGCCCAATGCGAAAAAGCGATGCTAGAAGCGGGACTCCGTCCGTCGCTGATGATAGATTGCAGCCATGGCAATTCAAATAAAGACTTTCGTCGCCAGTCTGGCGTTGCCGAATCTGCCGTTGCGCAGATCAAAGATGGCAACCGTTCTATCATTGGCCTGATGCTGGAAAGTAATATTCACGAAGGCAATCAGTCTTCTGAGCAGCCGCGCAGTCAAATGCGTTACGGCGTTTCCGTTACCGATGCCTGTATCAATTGGGAAACCACGGATTCGCTGCTGCGAGAAATTCATCAGGACCTTGACGGCGTGCTGGCGGCGCGTCTGTCACAAGAGGTTTAA
- the tyrA gene encoding bifunctional chorismate mutase/prephenate dehydrogenase, producing the protein MVAELTALRDQIDEVDKALLDLLAKRLSLVAEVGEVKSRYGLPIYVPEREASMLASRRKEAELLGVPPDLIEDVLRRVMRESYSSENDKGFKTLCPELRSVVIVGGKGQMGRLFEKMLTLSGYRVQVLDKEDWDNADALLRDAGMVIISVPIHLTEQVIAQLPPLPDDCILVDLASVKNRPLQAMLAAHNGPVVGLHPMFGPDSGSLAKQVVVWCDGRQPEAYQWFLEQIQVWGARLHRISAVEHDQNMAFIQALRHFATFAYGLHLAEENVQLEQLLALSSPIYRLELAMVGRLFAQDPQLYADIIMSSESNLALIKRYYQRFGEAIRLLEQGDKQAFIDSFRKVEHWFGDYAPRFLTESRSLLRSANDSRS; encoded by the coding sequence ATGGTGGCTGAACTGACCGCGCTGCGCGATCAAATTGATGAAGTAGATAAAGCGTTGCTTGATTTGCTGGCTAAGCGGCTGAGCCTGGTTGCGGAAGTTGGCGAAGTCAAAAGTCGTTACGGATTACCGATTTATGTCCCGGAACGTGAAGCCTCAATGTTGGCTTCACGTCGTAAAGAGGCAGAGCTGCTTGGCGTACCGCCTGATTTGATTGAAGATGTACTGCGCCGCGTGATGCGTGAATCCTACTCCAGTGAAAATGACAAAGGTTTTAAAACCCTGTGTCCGGAACTGCGTTCAGTGGTGATTGTCGGCGGCAAAGGGCAGATGGGGCGCCTGTTTGAGAAAATGCTAACCCTGTCAGGCTATCGGGTTCAGGTATTGGATAAAGAGGATTGGGATAACGCCGACGCTTTGCTACGCGATGCGGGGATGGTGATTATCAGCGTGCCAATCCATCTGACAGAGCAGGTGATTGCTCAGTTGCCGCCATTGCCGGATGATTGCATTCTGGTCGATCTGGCCTCGGTAAAAAATCGTCCACTGCAGGCTATGCTGGCTGCGCACAACGGGCCGGTGGTTGGGCTTCATCCGATGTTTGGGCCGGATAGCGGTAGCCTTGCGAAGCAGGTGGTGGTGTGGTGCGATGGCCGGCAACCGGAAGCCTATCAGTGGTTCCTTGAACAAATTCAGGTCTGGGGCGCGCGGTTGCACCGTATCAGCGCGGTTGAGCATGATCAGAATATGGCGTTTATCCAGGCGCTGCGCCATTTCGCGACTTTCGCTTATGGCTTACATCTGGCGGAAGAAAATGTGCAACTGGAGCAGCTTCTGGCGTTGTCTTCGCCAATCTATCGTCTTGAGTTGGCGATGGTTGGGCGCTTGTTTGCTCAAGATCCCCAGCTCTATGCCGACATCATTATGTCTTCCGAAAGTAATCTGGCGTTGATTAAGCGTTATTACCAGCGCTTTGGCGAGGCGATTCGTTTGCTGGAGCAGGGCGATAAACAGGCGTTTATTGATAGTTTCCGCAAAGTGGAACACTGGTTTGGCGACTATGCGCCACGTTTCCTGACGGAAAGCCGTTCGTTGCTACGTTCAGCCAACGATAGCCGTTCATAA